The Methanobrevibacter millerae genome includes the window TACCATAATTACCTTTCATATATTCTTTTACTTCATTGGACACGGTTTTATATCTTTCCCCACCTAAAACATTCATAACTGCCTGAATACCTACAATTTGACTTGTCGGAGTTACGAGTGGTGGATAACCCATGTCTTTTCTTACACGAGGCATTTCCTCAAGAACATCATCATATCTATCTAAAGCATTTTGTTCTTTAAGCTGTGAAATAAGGTTTGAAAGCATTCCACCAGGAATCTGGTATAATAAAACATCAGCATCAATACTTTCTGCTATCGGATCAAGTAAAGTTGCATATTTCTCTTTGATATCATCAAAGTATTCTTTAATGTGTGTTAATTGTCTTAAATCCAATCCAGTATCATAAGGAGTCCCTTGCAGTGCTGCAACCATACTTTCAGTAGGTGGCTGTGATGTTCCCCAGGATAATGGTGAAATTGCGGTATCTAATATATCAACACCTGCCTGACAAGCAGCATAATAACTGATTGGAGTCATACCGCTGGTACAATGACAGTGCAAATCTACAAGCAAATCAGTCTCTTCTTTTAATTTTGATACCAAATCATATGCTGCAGTTGGTGTGATTAAACCTGCCATATCTTTAATAGCTACTGAATCACAATCAAGTGCTTCTAAATCTTTTGCCAAATCAACAAAGTCATCTAATGTATGAACCGGACTGATAGTATAACTAATAGTTCCTTGTACATGAGCACCTTGAGCCTTAGCAACTTTAATAGCTTTTTCCATATTCCGAATATCATTTAAAGCATCAAACACTCTAAATATATCCACACCATTCTCATAGGATTTTTCAACAAATTTTTCTACAACATCATCAGGATAATGTTTATATCCTACCAAATTTTGTCCTCTTAAAAGCATTTGAATAGGAGTATTGTTAAATTCAGATTTTAAATTTCTTAATCTTTCCCAAGGATCTTCATTTAAATATCTGATACATGTATCAAAAGTTGCTCCTCCCCAAGCTTCTACTGAGAAATAACCAACTTTATCCATTTCTTCAGCAATAGGAATCATGTCCCTAGTTCTCATCCTAGTTGCAAGTAAAGATTGGTGAGCATCCCGAAGTGCGGTTTCAGTAAATCTTACTTTTGCCATTTAATAAACACCTCTTTATTATTTTATATAAAAAATTTTGAATAATTTTCATTGATTATGTATTAATATATATCATTTCATATATTAATAAATTTGTAAAATTTAAAAAAAATAAGATATTGAAAAATTATCTTTCTAAATCGCCAGAAATGAATTTTTCAACATTATTATATGCTTCATCATCAGTGTATTGAATTGGAGGATGTTTCATAGTGTAAGAAGAAATAGAAGTTAATTGTCCACCAATACCTCTTTCTAAACCAATTTTACAACATCTGACTGCATCAATTACACAGCCAGCAGAGTTAGGTGAGTCTTCAACACTTAATCTGAGTTCAATGTTCATTGGAACATCCCCAAAGGTACGTCCTTCCATTCTGAGGAAACATAATTTATTATCATTTTGCCATGGGACATAGTCACTAGGTCCAATATGAATATCCCTATCTTCCATTCTTTCTTTTAAAACGGATTGGACAGCTTCAGTTTTTGATTCTTTTTTAGAATCCAATCTGTCCCTATTGAGCATATTAAGAAAATCAGTGTTACCACCAGTATTAATTTGATAGGTCTTATCTAACTTTACACCCCTATCCATAAATAAACTAGCTAGTGTTCTATGAGTGATAGTAGCACCAATTTGAGCTTTGATATCGTCTCCAACAATAGGTATTCCTTTTTCTCTAAATTTAGCATCCCATTCATCATCACTTACAATGAATACTGGCATGCAGTTTACATAAGCGACACCTGCATCCAAAGCGCATTGTGCATAATATCTCGCAGCCTTTTCAGATCCGACAGGCAAATAGTTTACAAGAATTTCAGCACCGCTTTCTTTTAAAACTTCAACAACATCAACAGGATCTTCATCACTTACGACAAAAGTATATTCATCATCATAATTAGACATATGTTCTGCAACACCATCTAAAACATGACCCATGCTTACTTTTGCATCATATTTTGGAATATCTTTTTGGAAAACGGTTGTACAGTTTGGTTTGGCAAATATTGCTTCATCAATAGTTTTTCCAACTTTCCTTTCATCAACATCAAAAGCAGCTACAACCTCTATATCACTAGGTTTATAACCACCAATATCCCAATGCATTAATCCTATTGCATCTTCAGGGTTTTTTCCATCATAATAATGAATTCCTTGAATAAGTGAACTTGCACAGTTACCTATTCCAACAATTGCTATTTTAATCTTGTTCAATTTAACACCAGCTAAAAAGTAATAATATAAATTTAATAAATAATATACTAATATATGTATTACTTCACATAGTTTATATAATTATTGTTTAATGATATAATTTAAGGAGATATGCAATGAATCCATATATAGAAATACTTAGGCCAGGAAATGTGATAATGGCAATGATTGCCATCATACTTGTAGCTATAGTAGCACATTCAATTTCCATACCAATAATACTTGCAATGTTAGCAGTATTTTTTGAAATAAGTGCTGGAAATGTGATTAACGATTATTTCGATTATAAAATTGATTTGATTAATAAACCAGAAAGACCCATACCCTCAGGAAGAATAGGTCTTAAAACTGCTAGAAACTATGCATATATATTGTTTTTATGTGGAACAATATGTGGATTTTTAATTAGCTATCTAACCAATAACTGGATTCCATTTATCATTGTTCTGTGTGCAGACATTATACTTTACATATACGCTTACAAACTCAAGTCTACACCGTTAATAGGTAATTTAACTGTTGGATTTATGACCGGATTGTGCTTTGCATTCGGTGGATTTTCTATAGGCACACCACAAATGATTTATACTTCAATATTTTTAGGATTCTTTGCATTTGTAATGACTACTGCCCGTGAAATAACAAAAGACATTGAAGATATTGAAGGAGACAAAGCAGAAGGTGCTAAAACTTTTCCAATACTTTACGGAACTAAAATATCTGCGATAATAACATTTATCTTAATTATCCTGGATTGTGTTTTATGCCCATTACTATACTTCCAGCACATATTCAGCATATTGTACTTAATCATAATATCCATTGCAGTTATACTCTTCATTTATGCTGGAATATTACTTATTAGAAATCAGAACACAGAAACTGCATCCAAAGTTTCAAAATATTTAAAAATTGGAATGCTGATTGCATTTGTTTCATTTGCAATAGGATCATTTTAAGTGATTATTATGAATTTCAACATAACCGATAAAAAAGAAATAATATTGATTACTTTAATAAGCTCAATACTTGTTGCTTATTACATTAATTTCAATAATAATTTGGGAATATACTGCTCAGATGTTTATGTCTATCTGTTAAATGCACTATATTTTGCAGGAACAAACATCCACTCAACAAAATCCATTTATTTATCCCCAGTAGTCTGTTTTTTAACATCCCTGATTTTTGATTTGGGCTATGTTGACAAAGTTGCAATTTTTATATCAACAGGAATACTTGCAATAATCGGAAACATAGGTCTTTATTTACTTTTAAGATTAAGATTTAATAATTTATTAAGCTTTACTGGAACAATAATTTATACAACACTTGCACTCAATTTAGCCTGGCTTGCAAACGGCAGCCTGGACATACCCGCAGTAACATTCACCATTTGGGCAGTATACTTTGCAATACTGGCCATCAAAAAAAATCCAAAATATTATATAGCCCTATTTCCTTTGCTTGTTATAGGATTTTTCACAAGGTATACCGTTGGTTTGATTTTACCGCCATTATTTTTATATTACGTCCTTGAAAATTCATTTAAGATAAAACGTGAAGAAATTAAATTCATTGCAATAGGACTGATTATGGCAATCCTATTATTTGCAATTATTTTTTCAACCATAAACTACATGGGTAACGGATTTATTGCTTTCGATGGTTTGCTTTCAAGCGGAGTTAGCGGTAACCTTGGATCTACACATGACAACTCATATAATCCCGACCTTGGATATTATCTAGTGAATATGGGAAATTTCATTTCTTCATC containing:
- the oadA gene encoding sodium-extruding oxaloacetate decarboxylase subunit alpha codes for the protein MAKVRFTETALRDAHQSLLATRMRTRDMIPIAEEMDKVGYFSVEAWGGATFDTCIRYLNEDPWERLRNLKSEFNNTPIQMLLRGQNLVGYKHYPDDVVEKFVEKSYENGVDIFRVFDALNDIRNMEKAIKVAKAQGAHVQGTISYTISPVHTLDDFVDLAKDLEALDCDSVAIKDMAGLITPTAAYDLVSKLKEETDLLVDLHCHCTSGMTPISYYAACQAGVDILDTAISPLSWGTSQPPTESMVAALQGTPYDTGLDLRQLTHIKEYFDDIKEKYATLLDPIAESIDADVLLYQIPGGMLSNLISQLKEQNALDRYDDVLEEMPRVRKDMGYPPLVTPTSQIVGIQAVMNVLGGERYKTVSNEVKEYMKGNYGKPPAPVDPEISKRIIGDEEVITCRPADLLEPEFDKYKSEGMEEGFVKSDEDALTYALYPPIAPKFLKGEAVEEELKAPSIADDTEIGIPTQYNVEVDGDVFEVKIMPTGFMEIEETEKGPFTPVEGGVLSSMQGMVIKLNVNVGDNVSVGSTIAVIGAMKMENDIQSEVEGVVKEIFVEPGDAVSAGDILMVIQ
- a CDS encoding inositol-3-phosphate synthase; the protein is MNKIKIAIVGIGNCASSLIQGIHYYDGKNPEDAIGLMHWDIGGYKPSDIEVVAAFDVDERKVGKTIDEAIFAKPNCTTVFQKDIPKYDAKVSMGHVLDGVAEHMSNYDDEYTFVVSDEDPVDVVEVLKESGAEILVNYLPVGSEKAARYYAQCALDAGVAYVNCMPVFIVSDDEWDAKFREKGIPIVGDDIKAQIGATITHRTLASLFMDRGVKLDKTYQINTGGNTDFLNMLNRDRLDSKKESKTEAVQSVLKERMEDRDIHIGPSDYVPWQNDNKLCFLRMEGRTFGDVPMNIELRLSVEDSPNSAGCVIDAVRCCKIGLERGIGGQLTSISSYTMKHPPIQYTDDEAYNNVEKFISGDLER
- a CDS encoding UbiA family prenyltransferase translates to MNPYIEILRPGNVIMAMIAIILVAIVAHSISIPIILAMLAVFFEISAGNVINDYFDYKIDLINKPERPIPSGRIGLKTARNYAYILFLCGTICGFLISYLTNNWIPFIIVLCADIILYIYAYKLKSTPLIGNLTVGFMTGLCFAFGGFSIGTPQMIYTSIFLGFFAFVMTTAREITKDIEDIEGDKAEGAKTFPILYGTKISAIITFILIILDCVLCPLLYFQHIFSILYLIIISIAVILFIYAGILLIRNQNTETASKVSKYLKIGMLIAFVSFAIGSF
- a CDS encoding glycosyltransferase family 39 protein — its product is MNFNITDKKEIILITLISSILVAYYINFNNNLGIYCSDVYVYLLNALYFAGTNIHSTKSIYLSPVVCFLTSLIFDLGYVDKVAIFISTGILAIIGNIGLYLLLRLRFNNLLSFTGTIIYTTLALNLAWLANGSLDIPAVTFTIWAVYFAILAIKKNPKYYIALFPLLVIGFFTRYTVGLILPPLFLYYVLENSFKIKREEIKFIAIGLIMAILLFAIIFSTINYMGNGFIAFDGLLSSGVSGNLGSTHDNSYNPDLGYYLVNMGNFISSSNTTFVAKTPSLANPTILSGLVFLILIIGAALWVRRTNFDINKTKTAGIIICLIALVTFTQFSSTITIILTMIGLFLIGKDSKYKMAIFMLAWILSYFIFQSYYIVKVNRYIIPTFPPLIYFLMVSIDEINAKINRKNILPIILIVLFLIQGFAFTYTFEQTDEFNSPELMTNYIKENIDNWSEIQIGNYNIRPYYWYLGLNSPGIESGNTQKIIDSNVSYYISNHPQKNLTNYTEIKNINDLYLYKRNG